One Doryrhamphus excisus isolate RoL2022-K1 chromosome 17, RoL_Dexc_1.0, whole genome shotgun sequence genomic region harbors:
- the arl4aa gene encoding ADP-ribosylation factor-like 4aa, giving the protein MGNGLSEQPSFLSSIPFFQSFHIAILGLDSAGKTTVLYRLQFNEFVNTVPTKGFNAERVRVSLGGHRSVTFQFWDVGGQEKLRPLWKSYTRCTDGIIFVVDSVDAERMEEAKTELHKIAKTSENQGVPLLVVANKQDMRHSLGLPEIEKLLALKELSPGTPWHLQPACAIIGDGLREGLDRLYDLILKHRKVLRQQRKKR; this is encoded by the coding sequence ATGGGGAATGGACTCTCGGAACAACCTAGCTTTCTCTCAAGCATCCCGTTCTTCCAGTCCTTCCACATCGCCATTCTCGGCCTGGACTCGGCCGGAAAGACCACCGTCCTGTACCGGCTCCAGTTCAACGAGTTTGTCAACACGGTGCCCACCAAAGGTTTCAACGCTGAAAGGGTGCGAGTTTCTCTGGGTGGCCACAGAAGTGTGACCTTCCAGTTTTGGGACGTGGGCGGCCAGGAGAAGCTGCGTCCGCTGTGGAAGTCATACACGCGATGCACGGACGGCATCATCTTCGTGGTGGACTCTGTGGACGCAGAGCGCATGGAGGAGGCCAAGACGGAGCTCCATAAGATCGCCAAGACCTCTGAGAACCAGGGGGTGCCGTTGCTGGTGGTGGCCAACAAACAGGACATGAGACACTCTTTGGGACTGCCGGAGATCGAAAAGCTGCTTGCGCTGAAGGAGCTAAGCCCGGGGACGCCGTGGCACCTGCAGCCGGCCTGCGCCATCATCGGGGACGGCCTCAGGGAGGGCCTGGACAGACTCTACGACCTCATCCTGAAACACAGAAAGGTGTTGCGGCAGCAGAGGAAGAAGCGATAA